In Aspergillus nidulans FGSC A4 chromosome II, the genomic stretch AGTGGGTACCCTGATTTCCTGACCTGTGCAGTACAAGGAGAACTGCCCGTACCGGTCGAGGAATCTAGTGCCCAATGTCTTTCGGACAAGAAGGTATCATCCGGTATACGCAGGATTTGGAGTGATTCAGGACTCCGTGCGTCATACCCCCTCACATCAGGGCACCCAGCGATCCTGCACGGGTTCGTCGGATGTTTTTGTTCTACGAGTTTAAGGATAAGAAGTGACGCACACAGTTCATGTTCCGATCTCGTCAACTCACTGAATAGTATAAAATCCCATATAAATATAGCCATAATATCTTGCTGAGATAATTGACCCTGCCGGATATATATAACAACTGCCCTTTGTCTACGCCCAATCACAGTTCTAAGCGCATTCCAGACGTATCCAGCGCGTGTCAATCAAACTCTGATTTGGCCCTGCCTTTCACAATAATCCGTTACCTAGTGCATGCTCTCAACATGAAACGCCTCATCTATGATATTTTCTTCCCCACTTACTCGCTCAAATTCCCTTTTTAGCTATATATACACTGATCTCTCCATAATTAACGGGCGTAATATGCACTGAACCGGGCTCAAAGGAGCGGACGGAGTCGTAATAGTTCTACAATGCTATGTATGCGTTGATTATACTCGTACAGAGCTAAGAATTGTTAAAGATGTACTTCCTACCAGGAAGGCCTAGAAATATCTGCATTATCACATTGCTCTTCGTGTCTTGGGAAAATAGAGCTTGTAGAATTAATATCATCAACCTCCCAAATAATCGCAAAGAGCGCGATTGCTTGGGCTAACTAACACTAGCCTAGAACCTGCTGGATTCTCATCAAGTCCTAGCAACCCACGACTTTTGCATAGCGGCTTAACAAGACTAGCTGATGGTTCTGCTATAATAGTATTTCTTATGGCGGGGTGCCTAAGGCTTCTGCTGACGCTTGCTGTTAGAACCTGGCTAGATATGTACGCCTGGCTTGGCCCGGGGCAGCTATATATGCAAAATAGCCTACATATTTAATTCTTTCTCTCCAGATGTAGAATGTAGTATTATGGTTTTGTTATTTGTAGTATACTAGTTAATTTACACCCAGTCCTCAACCGGCGCAAGGAAATGCCTTGGACAAGCTCTCGGCGGTGTTCGCTAGAAGACAGGAATACCCCATAAGGGCCACTGCAAATATGAAAACAGTACTTATTGCACTCTATGCATAAGAATTCTCCAAATCACTGTGACCAATATGCCTGGCAAGCCATGCCTGCTGCAATCCCAGGCAGGAACAGTGTAAGCGGTCCAGATTCTGCAAGTATTTAGTACAGCCCCACAACATTTTCTTCGAAAGGACAAGGAGCTCAGTCGGGGCATCATTATATCATACATTAGAGGCGTCTGTGGGCTATACGGGCCAGTCATGTCGCTGATGAGTCGGGACCTCATACAAATGACTTGCATGTGCGTCCGCAATCGCACGCACAAGATGCAAGGAATGCAGTACGCTTTGCTCCTTCCCTACCTGTCTAAAGCAGTGTTTCACTGCTTCCGTTATACGGATTGTGTATATCGCCCCATGCTTCAGCCGTACAAATGTATCACTGCTTTTGACCATTTCTTGGCACACGAGCTTGCAACACAGTTCTCCACATCTCTGCCTCCATCAGGCGACAAGAATATTGGGGCCGGCCTCGCttgatttttctttttgctaAGAATGTAGGAGTAACAGGAGGCAAAAGACCACGCCTCCCCAAGATGCTTCTCAAGCAAGCATTAAattgaaaaaaaaaaaaaaaaaaaaaaaaaaaaaaaaaaaaaaaaaaaaaaaaaaaaacaaaaaaaaacTTTACGGTTGTATTTATGTATATTTACAAAACCGCTGAGTACCGGGTGTCTGAGACTGCGTATACTTTCTAACTCAGTTTATCTGCTTATAAGTTATTCAAGCTTTGCTTTATTACTAAACCAGGGACATCCCGAAGCTTTCCCGTACTTCAGTCAAGCGGAGTCTTTCCGAAGAATGGCGGGCCGAGATGGACCCCGCCATGACCAGACCTATAAGGTGTCTGCTAGACTTGAAATGACCCACTATATCAGATTCAGGGAATAGGCATGGTCGTATTCAGCTTCGCTCAGAACGTATCTCACGTTCAATTGACCCCCACACAAGTCGACATACTTGACCAACATGACGAATTTATGGCCATGACAAAAGCCTTATGCCGTTAGATGAAGTCAAAGCTCTATCAGAACCCTTCAACACGAGTCTCGACAGCATACCAAGAATGGCCGGCCCAATTATGTGTGGGGTAGGGTCGAAACCACCACGCTAGCACAGAGCACGACATTCACGCAGACAATTATGAATCAATTCATCAGTCCACGGCAGACTGACGCAAGACACCCGCCGTATGTCGTCTTGGTTATCAGACATGTCCTCGGCACATTACATTCTGGAATAATGCTGCAGTGGACCAAGTATTGGGGTTCGGAACGCTCTCGAGCCCTCGAGCAAAACCACAAAACCTGACTTCTAAGGAACTGCGTTGTCTTAGCGAAGATTCAGTAGAGCTGCACATTCAGATATTTACGAGTGAACGGTAGGTCAAAATCTTAGAGGCGACGCTAAGAATTAGCTTGGTATCACGGAGGGGCCGGGTTCGCCTTTGATATCCAGGTTGTTACCATGAAGCTAAACCAACCTGGACTGAGTCGGTCATTCTTGCAATATAAGTAGCAGTAAGCCATCCTTGTTTTAGCCCCATTAAACGCGTGTCTCTGCTGCCGACAACTAAGCAAGATGTCTGCTAAGCAGCCCACCGTGTGCACCACGCCCGTCAATGGCTCGACGCCCTCGGGCTCTGACATTGAGAGCCTGAGGTCCAAGGGTGCCAGTGAGGACATGGCGCGGGTACCCAGCGGCGCCACAGCGCCTCCCCCTATGGCTCCGGCATTGGCAAGCCAGCAGAGCCAACGGATGGAGTCAGTTCTTGGTGATGCAATCCTGCGCTTCCTTCGGATCcgcaaagacaagaagccgGAGTACGACCTTGATGCGATCGCTACCCAACCGAGCATTTGGGACTCTGAGAATATTGAAGAATACAAGAGTCTGTATATCCATCCCAAGTGGGAGAATTGGAAAGCCTTTGATCCCAGCTTTCGATGGACATGTCGTGAGGAGAGGGCCGTGCGCCGCAAGGTCGACTTGAAGATCATGGTCTGGGTTTGCGTGATGTTTGCAGCGCTCAACATTGACCGCAATAACATCTCCAATGCGGTCTCAGACAACATGCTCGATGATCTGGGTCTCTCACATAGTGATTACAACACGGGCCAAACTATTTCCCGGGTGGGCTTTCTCGTTGCGGAGCTTCCATCACAGATCATCTCGAAGCGAATTGGCCCCGATATCTGGATACCTATCCAGatctgcatcttcagcatAATCTCGGGCCTGCAATTCTTTCTCAATGGACGGGCATCGTTCCTTGCCACTCGTTACCTCATTGCAACATTTCAGGGCGGGTTCATCCCTGACACTATTCTCTACCTCAGTTATTTCTACACTAGCAGCGCACTTCCCGTCCGGCTGGCCTGGTACTGGATGTCTTCTCAATTAGGTACGCTTTTTTATCTGGTTTGTGGATCTGGGCGTATTCTTGCTGACGCCACCAGTCGATATTGGCGTCGGATTCGCATCTGTTGGTCTTTTGGCCATGCGCGGTATTCTGGGCTACGCCGGCTGGCGATGGTTGTTCCTGATCCAGTAAGTTACTGTTGCTCTCAAGTATTGATGAAATTATTAACAAATCAGCAGGGGGGCTTTTACTTGTAAGCAAAATTTGCGCTGGTATGGCACACTCGCTAATTTCAGGTAGTTTCTGTCGGCGTTGCCTCGTTTTTCCTCATGCCCCAGTGCccagcgaagacgaagagcaaatGGAATCCAAAGGGCTATTtcactgagaaggaggagaagata encodes the following:
- a CDS encoding uncharacterized protein (transcript_id=CADANIAT00004543), with the translated sequence MPGKPCLLQSQAGTVGVCGLYGPVMSLMSRDLIQMTCMCVRNRTHKMQGMQYALLLPYLSKAVFHCFRYTDCVYRPMLQPYKCITAFDHFLAHELATQFSTSLPPSGDKNIGAGLA
- a CDS encoding uncharacterized protein (transcript_id=CADANIAT00004544); translated protein: MSAKQPTVCTTPVNGSTPSGSDIESLRSKGASEDMARVPSGATAPPPMAPALASQQSQRMESVLGDAILRFLRIRKDKKPEYDLDAIATQPSIWDSENIEEYKSLYIHPKWENWKAFDPSFRWTCREERAVRRKVDLKIMVWVCVMFAALNIDRNNISNAVSDNMLDDLGLSHSDYNTGQTISRVGFLVAELPSQIISKRIGPDIWIPIQICIFSIISGLQFFLNGRASFLATRYLIATFQGGFIPDTILYLSYFYTSSALPVRLAWYWMSSQLVDIGVGFASVGLLAMRGILGYAGWRWLFLIQGAFTFSVGVASFFLMPQCPAKTKSKWNPKGYFTEKEEKIIVNSVIRDDPQKGGMFNRQGLSVRQIWECIKDYDMWPLYALGLLFGIPKYPVNQYLTLSLRELGFNVIQTNLLSIPYIIGSSITMLLITALSELINNRSFVSMAEDAWLLPCFVALIALPDPIGPWVYFAIATVLLSFPYTHPIQVAWTSRNAGSVQNRTVSASLYNMWVQVSGMIGANIYQSSDSPRYFKANKGLLVICIWMCLVQYPGTYLYYRWRNIQKAKKWDSMSPEEQHHYRQATTDEGNKRLDFRFAT